TTTCCGGGAAGATAGACTAGGAATCAAACTAATGGGGTGTGGCTATTGATCACTAGTCGCTACCATACGTCTTTAGGTACCAATATTACTTTTATTTATAGTTTTTTACTCAATGAGAATTATGAGTGTTAAAAATATGACTATCGTTACCTACTATCCCGTTTCAGAAAAATCTTTATAGTTATTATTTGCATAAATACTAAAACAAAATTaggaaagttggttgaatataataaaatatggataaagtgaaagaaatgtgtaaaaaagtggtgggtgtaagaaaaaaaaaaggataaagtaagagaaagtgattGGAAAATTGTAAATAGTGTGAGGtaagtaaattttcatgtccaaaaataaaataaaataaattgtaaagaactttatgaaacggactaaaacgacAAGTGTAAAAATCTTTTTAAAACATAGGTAGTATTAATCTATTATGGTATCACTTTGCACTAAAAATTATTGTGCAATGCTTTTTTTTCAATGTGAAATTATTTTACTGTCCTGGATAATGGTGAAAGAGCTCAATCCTAAGTAGCAGTGGTCTATTAGCCCTCCAGAAAATAGAAGCTGCAGTTAGTGAGTGAGTTGCctgctccttttttttttttttttttggtgtaccatCCGGTTTACCCTTAgggttaatccggattcggAGTGAGTTCTGAGTGATTAGGTTCCAGtctcctcccaattgttgttgcgggggatcgaacacggggtcctccctaccaagtttagcctcaatcaccactgaaccaacagacaattaGTGCCTGCTCCTTTGTTAGAGATTCAAGGGTTTTGTATAAAGTTAACATCCCTACAAAGCATTGCACAAAGCCAATTGTTGTGAACAAATTCTAGCAATGCATGTAAAAGAGAAAGAGTAGGCATCAACATCACAGAGGACCAAAAAGTATCTACTCATACATTACACAATGTATAGAAGAGCACTAATGCTCTGCATTGTTATacttttttagagagagaaaaactcATATTGTAGAGAAAGCAAGCTCTTCAAAAATACAACAATGGCGGACGAACATCAGGACGTCGAAGATAACaccgcaaccaccaccaccaccaccgttgGAGAAGACGACTTAGAGCTCAGCCTCTCTCTCCGCCCTCTCAATTGTTCTAACTCCTATCTTCCGTCATCTAACCTTCCTAAGAACCTTCCAGAAACCTCCTCTCCTGCCGCCTCCAACGGTCAGATCCTCTCCAAGCGTGACGCTCAAGCTCTCCGCCGCCAAGAGGCCAAGTTAAAGCGGGAGTTGAAGCGTAAATCGTCTTTAAATAACGACGTCGTAGGAGCTAACCCTCAGCAGGAGGATTTTATGGAGGAACAACGTCGGAAAGTTCTGAATTTAGGGTTTCAGGGAGCCGCGCCGCCGTGGTTTGGGCTGAATGCTGGTGCCGTTTACGGCGGTTTCATGCCGTATCAAGGACAAAACGGTAATTTTACTCCTCGTAGCGAGGGTAAAGATGCGGCGGGCGTTTCTTTCTCTAGCGGTAGCTCCTCCGGAATTTCTGATAACTACCAGAGTATTTCTGGTCCAGGTAATTATCTTTTAATCAAAAATTAGTTGTCAtgtttttttgttctttataattaattaatttaaaatcaaattttCTCAATTTTGATTTAGAATAGCTTTAAATTACTTGCAAGTTGATTGGATTTTGTTCTATGAAGTCATTTTCGAGGAAGATCTGCCTTTCtatattcattttattttgttacaAGTTgctaaataatacggagtatacggagtacttattTCGTAATAATAATACTAGGAAGAAAAGCCACATGAGGATATGTAATCAGATGTtgtattattaataaaataattagcaAATTGGTGAAGGATAATATATTTAATAATCATAAGATAaagaattattatttattattgtgaTAGTTATGTTGAAGAAAGTTGAATTGGGGTTGTTTTTAGTATGATATTGTTATGGTATTATACTTTTGCTTGATATGACACTAATTGCAATTTGCAAGTTGtaattaatttctaattttgtGCAAAGACAAGTTGTATTTCTTAAATTGGGCCAAAGAGCTCTACTTGCACACATTGcctttaaaataaaaatgtgGACGGTGGACGGTGTTGGTGAGCCTAATCAATGACAATTAGGTGATCAACGACTCAACGTAATCATCTATTTTTTATGAATTGATAGAAGAAACATAAGAGTACAAATATTTCGAGGTTGTTAAATGGGAGTCACAACGGGGCAATGATAGAGATTAGTTTATGACCCTAATTCGTTTGTTTAGGTAATTAGGTGTTAGCGTGGTATGTGGATTGATCTTGAAGGATGGCATCAGATTTGATTAGTGTGATTACATACATATTAATGTATGCTGTAGTAGGGGAATGTATTGGGGAGTTCGGGATTAAGTTTTGCTCTTTTGTTGTGACATCATGAGTATTGAGCAATGGTTTCACTCTGTGTTTCTAGATTACATGATTGATGTTAGTGTTTAAGTTGATTGACAACTGATATAAGTAAGATGATGCAAATCACGAAGAATTAGTCATACATTTTTGGAAGATCATCAACATTAGTTAATGCTAATCAATCTTATAGTATTAGTCTACAACATATCATGGATATGATGCTTATTTCCTGTTTAATCCTGAATTCAATACATGGAGTCTGTCGAAACACATCAAGGAACAACTAAAACTATCCAAAAAACATCATATCACGTTAACTGGGTAGAGTTCTCATAGTTGCTATCTTGCGGACTTGAACATGAGAAGGTTGTTAAATTTAAGCATAGACACTTGCACATTGAAAGATATGACAGCAAGGAGGGTGGACAGAATGAATTTGCCATTATCGGAACTTGCATTAGTTGGAGATTTGGGATTCATTTCAATGTGTTATAGTCCTAAAGACATGTAAGATTCCATATTATCTAAACTCTCAATCTTCCTGTTGTTGTGATTTGTATCTGTATATTGAATCCACAACGAGAATTTCTCTTGCTAGAGTATTACGACTTCTATTGTGTTTTCGTAGGAGTTTCAAGTTTACAACCAAATCTTTTTGGAAACTTTTCCCTGTTTTTCAGGGAGATGTACAAATATAATACCATGAAAGTGTACCAAGACAAGAAGTGTTGCTGGTTTGCTGCTCTAACTGGAATTTACTTTAATCTCCTCATCTCCGTTTTGTGGTTCTTCGTCCTATGGACTTGCCTTGTACATCTATAGTTTTCAGcaaaattggttgttgttaATCTATGCTTGAGGACTTGAGGTGGTGAACCCTCTGTTTTTTGTTTGTGGGATCATTTGTTACTAACAGCTGTTCTTCTTTGCCCTTGTTCAGGTGGGAATAGCAGTGATGCTGGTAGTCATTCGAGTCATTCTCACTCACCGTTGCCCCCTCCAAATGTTCCTACAACTAGCAACACCACTTCCCAAATACAGCGTTGTTCATCACAACTAGACCTTCAATTTAACGGTTTAAACCCAAACCACTCAAAACCCCAATTGTGCAGGTCATACTCTAGTAATATTGAACTTGTCACAAGCTCAAGACAACCCTGTAAGTCACCAGAAGAACTAACCTCATTAAGTATGACTTGCCAACAAAATGTAGCTCAGCCTAACAATGACAATACATTGTCGGAAAAAAATCCCAACTCAACTCCTCGAAGCACAATCCCCAAGGAAGCCAAAGTAGAACTTGGGAAGCCTCCGAAGCCTGTTGGGTTAAATGGGCAACAGAaactattattttcagaaaTGCCGTGTGTTTCAGCCACCGGAAATGGACCCAATGGGAAGACTATAACCGGGTTTTTGTACAAATACTCGAAAGCTGAGGTGAGCATTATTTGTGTCTGCCATGGAACATCATTTTCCCCAGCTGCTTTCGTGGAGCACGCCGGAGGTGAAAATGTAGAATACCCTCTCAAGCATATTAGAGTAGTACCCTTTGCCCTTGGTTAACCATGTGATGTGAGCTAACTTATTGAGCTGTTGAGTATTGCGGATTTTAAAAGTGAAATTGGTAATATAATATTACAGCAAATTAATTCCCCTCCTTTCTTTTTGTAGCATGGCTGGGGATGGATAGGAAATTGAAATTCTTTTCTTCTCAAGGTTGAACTTTTTATCTAACTGAATTAATTAGTATAttggttaattaaaattttCTACTTTTGTGTGCAACTTCATTGGATTTTGATTTAGTTTATCTAAATCGGATCCCTCTCTTGTTTCCTTTTCCACCCGCACCTTTTAATTTCTTCGATATGAGAAAGAAGACGGTGAAACCATCCATGTCTGCTGAATTTGATGTTGGCTATGCATTATTTGATGATAGTCCTTCTTCTAAAAACTTCGCTTTAGCGATGACATTCCATCATCTTTTTCCTAGTGAATGAACACTAGCCATTTGATGGGAAGGAAAGGATGACTCTTACAGGATTCAAATACCAATCAGGGAACAGTATAACCTTGacggcccgtttggtagccggtaataaatTGTGGGAATGAGAATGAATCTTAGTGTTATTTAGCAAGAAAATAACAACTCgatgtccatggtaatgaaattttgtcacaagtttggtgtttttcttcataaatttgcattcctacctaataccactccccaaatggtaatgggtggtaatgaaatttatgaagaaaaatatGCAATTTTGAGTGAACTAGCATTACCATGGGAATGTATATTGTTTTCCTAataaatttacatacaaattcattgTCATTTACACCATTTATGTCCGGCTATCAAACGGGCCGTGAAGGTTACAATTTCGAAGATACTACACTCACTAGTTAGCATCTAGGAAAGCCCTAAGCTTGGTTGAGTGTCTAGGAAAGCCTTATGCTTGGTTTCCGGGAAGATAGACTAGGAATCAAACTAATGGGGTGTGGCTATTGATCACTAGTCGCTACCATACGTCTTTAGGTACCAATATTACTTTTATTTATAGTTTTTTACTCAATGAGAATTATGAGTGTTAAAAATATGACTATCGTTACCTACTATCCCGTTTCAGAAAAATCTTTATAGttattatttgcacaaatactaaaacaaaattaggaaagttggttgaatataataaaatatggataaagtgaaagaaatgtgtaaaaaagtggtgggtgtaagaaaaaaaaaaggataaagta
This sequence is a window from Spinacia oleracea cultivar Varoflay chromosome 1, BTI_SOV_V1, whole genome shotgun sequence. Protein-coding genes within it:
- the LOC130460792 gene encoding uncharacterized protein, which gives rise to MADEHQDVEDNTATTTTTTVGEDDLELSLSLRPLNCSNSYLPSSNLPKNLPETSSPAASNGQILSKRDAQALRRQEAKLKRELKRKSSLNNDVVGANPQQEDFMEEQRRKVLNLGFQGAAPPWFGLNAGAVYGGFMPYQGQNGNFTPRSEGKDAAGVSFSSGSSSGISDNYQSISGPGGNSSDAGSHSSHSHSPLPPPNVPTTSNTTSQIQRCSSQLDLQFNGLNPNHSKPQLCRSYSSNIELVTSSRQPCKSPEELTSLSMTCQQNVAQPNNDNTLSEKNPNSTPRSTIPKEAKVELGKPPKPVGLNGQQKLLFSEMPCVSATGNGPNGKTITGFLYKYSKAEVSIICVCHGTSFSPAAFVEHAGGENVEYPLKHIRVVPFALG